A genomic segment from Antedon mediterranea chromosome 6, ecAntMedi1.1, whole genome shotgun sequence encodes:
- the LOC140052709 gene encoding uncharacterized protein, with the protein MNTYPLIQAVDEADWSVACSSNTKLQHYIDTLRPVIGDAYEKHKATLYAAASVDSINETFGKGETLLHWAASRNYFDSFDSSINEVFILLHLGADPNARDELGRTPLHWVVTYWKQMMLTDSNILENLLCFGASPNITDMYGSTPLCLARWVEADDLVKILEPLTDASLVNYIDCVHNIISSTRDIRRSKITNWIENVAGDRQANRERLCQLLCTRGTGIIQYDEEERQQNYQIFSFLNRVSDEISKNNPEFAFRPYLAGSSAEGTKQGMPDEKDIIVHLENFTDNIIPEQDADDQFIKLKVTTIEPGIYKEYISDGFLNRTTILKPFIRKFNRAMSITKLWNSDECTNIYPGECVSSLGGFEMIDRAANEGDICMFDVIWCGEHYKSVRVTIDIVPAIVLNDSVKQRVSKYDSSNINHTLLILKSKAETFDYTDDENELPIMKTNEEIVPAKNCSTFYMKSHVHDIEFSDSENESDIDYDLPSDGSLTKDDLRELDEESREEGRVCVRKEVDIGQTAFHISVCAMEVKVMKSLPETLRVAYVLSKALVKFIPEIRTVANKGIHPEFDYYEGRKDISSYMIKVALFEAHRKYQRQRESNEKSQNLDDHVKHPCSPQTKSFDAVDQQQHNNVSRPISSLCQPQCSMDTPSACRIFEVSDVSQLISQSSCSKLSLSKNRFTPSDISSKIEDIALWVERIFTELEEAACKENLPVFFNSRHNVLDKVITLSHQKGFPYPGLTYLRVHCKMIRALVQI; encoded by the exons ATGAATACATATCCATTGATACAAGCGGTAGATGAGGCAGACTGGAGCGTTGCATGTTCTAGTAATACTAAACTCCAACATTACATAGATACGTTACGACCCGTAATTGGCGATGCTTATGAAAAACATAAAGCTACACTATATGCTGCAGCCTCTGTTGATAGTATCAATGAGACGTTTGGCAAGGGGGAAACCCTGTTGCATTGGGCTGCATCACGTAACTATTTTGACAGCTTTGACAGCTCAATAAATGAAGTATTCATTCTCCTTCATCTTGGAGCCGATCCTAATGCTCGTGATGAATTGGGACGGACTCCCCTTCACTGGGTTGTCACTTATTGGAAGCAAATGATGTTAACAGATTCCAATATACTTGAAAACCTCCTCTGCTTTGGTGCTTCTCCAAACATTACAGATATGTATGGGTCTACTCCATTATGTCTTGCGCGTTGGGTGGAAGCGGACGACCTGGTCAAAATTCTTGAACCATTGACTGATGCCTCCTTGGTTAATTATATAGACTGTGTTCATAATATTATTTCTTCTACTCGAGACATCAGAAGATCCAAGATTACAAACTGGATTGAAAATGTAGCAGGTGATAGACAGGCGAACAGAGAACGTCTATGTCAATTATTATGTACACGTGGTACGGGAATCATCCAATATGATGAAGAAGAGCGACAACAAAACTATCAAATATTTTCTTTCCTCAACAG AGTTTCAGATGAAATCAGCAAAAATAATCCTGAATTTGCATTCCGCCCTTATCTTGCTGGAAGCAGTGCGGAGGGTACCAAGCAAGGCATGCCCGACGAAAAGGACATCATAGTTCACCTTGAAAATTTCACTGACAATATTATACCCGAGCAGGATGCAGACGATCAGTTTATTAAGTTGAAAGTTACAACAATCGAACCTGGTATCTATAAGGAATATATCAGCGACGGGTTTCTTAACCGAACGACAATCCTCAAACCGTTTATCAGAAAATTTAACAGAGCAATGTCAATTACTAAACTGTGGAACTCTGATGAATGTACTAATATTTATCCTGGAGAATGCGTATCGTCTCTTGGTGGTTTTGAAATGATCGACCGTGCAGCAAACGAGGGGGATATATGCATGTTTGACGTCATATGGTGTGGTGAGCACTATAAAAGTGTAAGAGTTACTATAGACATCGTACCAGCTATTGTGTTGAACGACAGTGTTAAACAACGAGTATCAAAGTATGATTCATCAAATATTAATCATACGCTTTTAATTCTTAAATCAAAGGCCGAAACATTTGATTATACGGATGATgaaaatgaattgccgattatGAAAACCAACGAAGAGATTGTACCTGCAAAGAACTGTAGCACATTTTACATGAAATCCCACGTCCACGATATTGAATTCAGCGATTCTGAAAATGAATCCGATATTGACTATGACCTTCCAAGTGACGGAAGTCTAACAAAAGACGATTTGAGAGAACTTGACGAAGAATCCAGAGAGGAAGGTAGGGTGTGTGTTAGAAAGGAGGTTGATATTGGACAAACTGCTTTCCACATTTCCGTTTGCGCTATGGAAGTGAAAGTAATGAAGTCACTCCCTGAAACATTGCGCGTGGCCTATGTTCTGTCTAAAGCATTGGTAAAATTTATTCCAGAAATTAGAACAGTTGCAAATAAAGGTATACATCCAGAGTTTGATTATTATGAAGGTCGCAAGGACATATCCAGCTACATGATAAAAGTGGCACTCTTTGAAGCTCATAGGAAATATCAGAGGCAGCGTGAGTCAAATGAGAAGTCTCAAAATTTGGATGATCACGTCAAGCATCCTTGTTCACCCCAGACTAAATCTTTCGATGCTGTTGACCAACAGCAGCATAACAATGTAAGCAGACCTATAAGCTCTCTGTGCCAACCACAATGCTCAATGGATACGCCATCAGCATGCCGAATATTTGAAGTTTCTGATGTGTCACAGTTGATTTCTCAGAGTTCCTGTTCAAAGTTGAGTTTAAGCAAGAACCGGTTTACGCCATCAGACATCTCTTCAAAAATCGAAGATATTGCACTTTGGGTTGAAAGAATTTTTACTGAATTGGAGGAAGCCGCTTGTAAAGAGAATTTGCCTGTATTCTTTAACTCCCGTCATAATGTCTTAGACAAAGTGATAACACTATCTCATCAGAAAGGCTTTCCTTATCCAGGTCTAACTTACCTAAGAGTACACTGTAAGATGATTAGAGCCTTGGTCCAGATTTAA